The window cttttttttaatgattttttttatgtgttttgaagatagagttactgagagacagaggcagagaaagagggatcttccatgtgctaattGACACCCAAGATGTcagcaatgtccggagctgcgctgaactgaagccaggaacaaggcgtttcttccagttctctcatgcGGGTCAGGGACCCCAGgttttgggccaccttctactgttttcccaggccatagcagagagctggattggaactggagcagccaggattcgtgCAGGTgccaaaatgggatgccggcactgctggcagtggcttcccaagctacaccacagtgctgactcctaaATGGAAGTCTTAACTCTCATTTGCTGCCATTCTAAGAGATGACATATTATTGATTCTACTATAACTATGCATACCCTGCTAACAATGATTTTACTCCTTATTAGTCATAGGAACAGACTCTGGGTCCCATCCTAGGAGTCTAGAAACAACTCTCTGGGTGGCTGAGCCATTGTGAGGGCCATTCACCTCTGTGAGCTCGGTTCCCTGCTGGGCCGAGGATGATACAGGACACCATGGTGTCTCGTGGGGACACCTTAGCCTCAGTgtggactcttggcttcagcggaaggcagaaaatgtcccaaaccAGCACTGTGAAAGCAAGAGACTTTTGTTAATGTGATCATATCAGGTGACTCCTGCCATGGCCCCCATGTGTTATTTCAATTCCTCTTTCCTGTGCATTGATAAATATGTGTTAATATGTGGGCTGCATATTCCCTGTGTTTCCCCAAAAGGGACTGTGATTCCCGGAGACCAGGAGTCCAACTCTCTTCAATCTGTAGATGGTTACTTCTGCAGGTGTCATGACAATTGGAAGTTATCACAACAAGAGAAGGAGTGATATGTGCACTGTGCTAATATATTGCAATGGATACAACGAGGCTGAAGGTCAGGTAACAGCGACTCCTGACACCATGTTGGATCCAACGGTCGGTTACCCATCTCTAGTCTACCTCTGCTTGGCTGGGCTGCAGTCTCTGCAAGACTTCATTTCTTTGTCTGGTTCCTGTCAGGTGGGGCTTGGTGTTGCCacgccctccctgcctctggtgCAGTGACTGCAAGACCATGCTTTGCTGTGTGATCCtggtgggtggggcggggcctgccaTCTAGTATCCCTGGGGTGCAATTTTTGCCAGACCACGTTTGCTGTCTGCTTTCCGGTTTCTGGCATGTTGGGGTTCTCGGTTGTGACAGGCAATCTCAAGTTTATTCAGATGATAAAACAAGAGATTTTGCATGAATTAGTGGATCCCAGTACTCACTGCACTATAGAATCCTCCAGGGAAGTTCTAAACACAGTACCAACTAGACTGCATCCCAGGCCAAGCTGCCCAAGGCCAGATGCACATGTAGTCTCTGCATCCCAAGGACAGGCCTCTGCATGGACGGCTGGGCTGGACCTCGGCACAGGGTGGTGTCTGCTGTCTTCTGCACGTCTGAAATCCTGTGATAAGCTATCTGAGACTTCTTCCCTGGACACCTTTCCTTGGATTGCAGGTTCCAGGGTCTTTATAACTCTGTGCCGTGTACCCCATGTACACAATGGGCAATGAACCTCTCAGTCTCCATGGAACAAGCCAACAGTGAATGAAAATGCAAATATCCTCACTGTGGAAGCTGACCTTTAACTGACTTTGTACCCACTTTCGTCTGCCTCTCTCAGTAGCTTGTTTCTATGCAATGTTTGGGAGACATTGCTCATCATGGTAGTTTAGGTATCTATCTCTGCAAGCTGTTTGTTAGTAAAATAAACGAATAAAATGTTTCCGTGTGAATACAACCACAGTTTATTTGTGATAAGGCTAGTTGACAAACTGTTTTTCTACCTTATGTCATAGACACAGATGTTTTCTCAttatacccacacacacacagacacacacacacacacacacacacatgcacatgagcTGTTTCACaagtttcttctttcttccagAGGCAGAGGTCAAGGGGGATGAAGGAACAGAGGCAGGTGCTCcccctgctgtttcactcctcagttgcCCATACAATGCTGAGGGCCCAAGCTGGGTTCTGGaggcacaatccaggtctcccaaatggatgacaggaacccaacttcttgaaccaccactgctgcctcccagagaccacattgcagggagctggagcagaagctggAATGACAGTCAAACCCCAGGGAACTTCAAGGTTGGATGTGGGTATCCTGACAATcaaggctgtggggagcaactcggactagactgttactggaattaagacttattctatgcatctgctctcccacaatatggcgctgggagaggaggaaacagcttctacacagctgcctccagttcaaccaataaacagcaggacctgctcctgattggaggagagcagcatactcagcgtgtgggcagccgagttgggattggtggaagaggactataaaggaggagagagacaacatgcaccaggaacatctaaggggaacatctatctgaaggaacacctgagcagcccccgagagccggccggcgtgccgctcccccgcggaagtggggaaagtggcagggggaaccgcccttctacggaggtggaagggtcggtagccaactcgggaagaaccagcagcaaacctggggagggccgagcagacaaaagaacagcacagggtcctgtgtcgttcctccacgaagacgggaagCGACACAAGGCAGTAGGCCATGCTTGCAGCTATTTATCCTATCTTTCTTTGCAGTTAATTTTATCCgttttaaaaattgcatcattATCATGAATCATGTAATATGTTTCTAAAGCCAGCAAGTAGGAGAGACATTTACTACCTGTTAACCTAAATCAAATGCAATATGAACGCGGTCGATACTTGAGCACCTAGAGGCTACTCCCCACCCAGTTCCCACCGTCAGCAGCTAGTCTGAGGTCCTGCTCAGAGCACTCTAGGGCTTCATCCCTTCCTCCTACCAACCTGTGGAGCACCTCCCGGAGGCTCAAGGCCTCCTGGTCCAATGGGTTTCTCTCTAGTTTCCATGAAACCAGTTGCTCCAAGGCTTTGATACTTTTATCCCTGGCATATGAGTCCTTTCTTATTGTAACTGCCTTTAAATAATGGGTAATGGCAtcaacttcagattttttttgaaattctagaAACTGACCATAGTAGAAATGTATATTTTGCTGTATGTGTTCCTGGAGTGGTGTCATGCACAGCACTTTTTGGAAAGTGTCTTCAGCTTTTTCATGATCGCCTGCGGTTATATACATGCGTGCCAGGTCCACATAAGCCACGTCAAACGTGGGCTTTTGTTTGACAGCATATTCAAAGTGAAATATGGCTAATGGAATCAATCTGTCCACATTCTCCCTGTCCCGTCCTCTAGGCTGCATGTGGgtagttttctttatttggtttctttttttcttgtagcAGAGGCCTATCTGCTGGTGAAGAAAGGCAGACCTGGGTGTTGCCTCCAAGGCCATTTTTAGGTActccagagcttcatccagatggCCTTGTCTGCGGAAAAACTTGGCTGCGTATCGAAAGACATAGGTCTGGGAGGATGTgtgagccagagcttcctccaagcACTCTCTTCCTTCGGCATCTTGTCCTACATCCTGCAGCTTCAGAGCAAGCAGAGCTTTAAGGTATGCATCTTGTGGATTGAGCCTGATGGCCTTCCTTAGGGGCTGCAGAGAAAACGCATCACTGACATCGCATGGTCTTTTGGCAGGGTAATCCAGGCGATAGACAGTGATTGCATACCCTGTGTTGAATTCGGGGTTCTCAGGGTCTGCTTCCAGAGCCTTCTCAAAGCAGGCCTTGGCCCGCTCATAGTTCTTTCCTCCACACTTCAGCAAAGCCCAGCCTTCCTCACAGTCCATCTCAGGGCACTCCATTCTATAGCGGGAGGGGTCTGCAGACTTCTGGCACGTGTTCTCCACCTTGTCCAGGTATGTCTGTGCATCTGCCAGCCTGCCCATGTGGTAGTACACCCAGGCGTAGTTG of the Oryctolagus cuniculus chromosome 15, mOryCun1.1, whole genome shotgun sequence genome contains:
- the LOC127484142 gene encoding interferon-induced protein with tetratricopeptide repeats 1 — its product is MSECAEEHPLKDRLQKLRCHFTWGLLIEDTGLPDLEDRILEEIQFLDTEHKVGIYNLLAYVKHLQGKHEDALENLKEAEEVVQGDQADHSDVRSLVTWGNYAWVYYHMGRLADAQTYLDKVENTCQKSADPSRYRMECPEMDCEEGWALLKCGGKNYERAKACFEKALEADPENPEFNTGYAITVYRLDYPAKRPCDVSDAFSLQPLRKAIRLNPQDAYLKALLALKLQDVGQDAEGRECLEEALAHTSSQTYVFRYAAKFFRRQGHLDEALEYLKMALEATPRSAFLHQQIGLCYKKKRNQIKKTTHMQPRGRDRENVDRLIPLAIFHFEYAVKQKPTFDVAYVDLARMYITAGDHEKAEDTFQKVLCMTPLQEHIQQNIHFYYGQFLEFQKKSEVDAITHYLKAVTIRKDSYARDKSIKALEQLVSWKLERNPLDQEALSLREVLHRLVGGRDEALECSEQDLRLAADGGNWVGSSL